In Hemiscyllium ocellatum isolate sHemOce1 chromosome 2, sHemOce1.pat.X.cur, whole genome shotgun sequence, a single window of DNA contains:
- the enc1 gene encoding ectoderm-neural cortex protein 1 → MRMSVSMHENRKSRVSNGSMNIYLFHKATYADSVLTHLNLLRQQRLFTDVLLHAGEKTFPCHRAVLAACSRYFEAMFSGGLRESKDNEVNFHNSIHPEVLELLLDYAYSSRVLINEENAESLLEAGDMLQFQDIRDACAEFLEKNLHPTNCLGMLLLSDAHHCTKLYELSWRMCLSNFPTISKSEDFLQLPKDTLVQLLSSEELETEDEKLVYETTIKWVKYDVNRRHCCLPELLQTVRLALLPAVYLMENVAMEELITRQMKSKELIEEAIRCKLKILQNDGVVTSLCARPRKTGHALLLLGGQTFMCDKVYLIDHKAKEIIPKADIPSPRKEFSACAIGCKVYVTGGRGSENGVSKDVWVYDTLHEEWSKSAPMLVARFGHGSAELKHSLYVVGGHTAATGRQPASPSVSLKQVEQYDPVTNKWAMVAPLREGVSNAAVVSAKLRLFAFGGTSVSHDKLPKVQCYDPCENRWTVPATCPQPWRYTAAAVLGNQIFIMGGDTEFSACSAYRFNSETYQWTKVGDVTAKRMSCHAVASGNKLYVVGGYFGTQRCKTLDCYDPTLDTWNSITTVPYSLIPTAFVSTWKHLPA, encoded by the coding sequence ATGAGGATGTCAGTCAGCATGCACGAGAATCGGAAATCAAGAGTTAGCAATGGCTCAATGAATATTTACCTCTTCCACAAAGCTACATATGCTGACAGCGTTCTTACGCACCTGAATCTTCTACGACAGCAGAGACTTTTTACAGATGTCCTCCTCCATGCAGGAGAAAAGACTTTCCCATGCCACAGGGCTGTGCTGGCTGCATGTAGCCGATATTTTGAAGCTATGTTCAGTGGAGGATTACGTGAGAGCAAGGACAATGAAGTAAACTTCCATAATTCAATACACCCAGAGGTTCTGGAACTCCTCCTAGACTATGCTTACTCATCTCGAGTGCTTATTAATGAAGAAAACGCCGAGTCCCTCCTGGAGGCTGGGGATATGCTGCAGTTCCAGGACATTCGTGATGCTTGTGCTGAATTCCTGGAGAAAAATCTTCATCCGACGAACTGTCTTGGCATGCTGCTGCTTTCTGACGCCCATCATTGCACCAAGCTTTATGAGCTCTCCTGGAGAATGTGCCTCAGCAACTTTCCAACCATCAGCAAGAGTGAAGACTTCCTGCAGTTACCAAAGGACACTTTGGTGCAACTTCTGTCTAGCGAAGAGCTGGAGACAGAAGATGAGAAGCTTGTGTATGAGACCACCATAAAATGGGTGAAGTATGACGTGAACAGGCGCCACTGTTGTTTGCCAGAACTGTTGCAAACCGTCCGGTTAGCTCTGTTACCAGCTGTTTACTTGATGGAGAATGTGGCCATGGAAGAGCTTATAACCAGGCAGATGAAGAGTAAAGAGTTAATTGAAGAAGCTATACGTTGCAAATTAAAAATTTTACAGAATGATGGAGTGGTGACAAGCCTTTGTGCCAGACCTCGTAAAACAGGTCACGCCTTGCTCTTGCTTGGAGGACAGACTTTCATGTGTGACAAAGTTTACTTAATAGACCATAAGGCAAAGGAGATCATTCCAAAGGCAGATATCCCCAGCCCTCGCAAAGAGTTTAGTGCATGTGCAATTGGCTGCAAGGTATATGTGACTGGGGGACGTGGGTCAGAAAATGGTGTCTCCAAAGATGTCTGGGTTTACGACACTCTTCACGAAGAGTGGTCAAAATCTGCTCCGATGCTTGTTGCGAGGTTTGGCCATGGATCTGCTGAGCTGAAGCATTCTCTGTATGTGGTTGGTGGGCACACTGCAGCCACAGGCCGGCAGCCAGcatccccctcagtctctctcaaaCAAGTAGAACAGTATGACCCAGTGACCAACAAGTGGGCAATGGTAGCCCCTCTTCGCGAAGGGGTTAGCAATGCAGCTGTGGTCAGTGCCAAGCTGAGGCTGTTTGCCTTTGGTGGTACTAGTGTCAGCCATGATAAACTGCCTAAAGTACAGTGCTACGACCCATGTGAAAACAGGTGGACTGTGCCAGCTACCTGCCCTCAGCCGTGGAGGTACACAGCTGCAGCTGTACTGGGCAACCAGATTTTCATCATGGGTGGGGATACTGAATTCTCAGCATGCTCTGCATATAGGTTTAACAGTGAGACCTACCAATGGACTAAGGTTGGGGATGTGACTGCAAAACGAATGAGCTGCCATGCTGTAGCCTCTGGCAATAAACTCTATGTAGTTGGGGGCTATTTTGGCACACAAAGATGTAAAACTCTAGACTGCTACGATCCCACTTTGGACACATGGAATAGCATCACTACTGTACCATATTCATTAATTCCGACAGCATTTGTTAGTACGTGGAAGCATCTTCCTGCATAG